The Thermoanaerobaculia bacterium DNA window CCGCGCCCGCTGCGTCGAACCGGCGCCCGAAAACGCCGGAGTCGTCGCCGCTGCCGGCGCCGTTCCAGACGACCGTGAAAGAGCCTTCGCGGCTGCGGTCGACATCGGGGTTGATCTGGCCGGCGGTCGTGTAGCTGTTGACCTGGAAATCGGGGCTGGCCGGGATGCCGGCGGAGTCGAGGAGCCGCGCGCGGACGTCGTAGTTGCCGGAGGCTTCGCGGTCCCAGGCGACGATGTAGCCCTGCTCGCCTGCGGAATAGGCGATGCGCGGGTTGCGGTCCGCGGCGGTTCCGGAGCTCACCAGCTGTTCGGCAGCCGCCGCGCCGCCCGTGTTGTCGAAGCGCCGCGACTTCACATCGAAGTCGTAGGAGCCGGTCGTGTCCTCCGCCCAGACGACGACGAAGTTGCCGGCGGCGTCCGCGGCGACGTCCCCCCAGAGCAGCACGTCGGTGTCGGCGTCCACGTCCGCCGCCGCTGTCGGCACGTTGCTGGCGGAGTAGAAGCGCTTCTTGACACGCCACGTTCCCGACTCGTTCGACCGCCAGACGACCATGAAACTGCCGGTGTCGGCGACCGCGACGCTCGGATACGCGCCGGGACTGGCGACGGTGAAGGCGCCGCCGATCGCCGAACCGTCGGCAGCGAAGCGCTGACCCTGAATCCCGCTGTCGGTCCAGACGACGACGAACTCACCGTCGGCGTTCGCCGCCACCGCCGGGCGAGACGAGCCCGCGGGATCGACGATCACGTCGCCGGCGTCGATCGGCGTCGGCGTCTGGGCGAAGGCGGTGCTGGCCAGCAAAGCACTGAAGACGGTGATCGCACGTCGCATGGCGCGTCCCCTCCGTGGTCTTTGGGGGAATCCCGTTTGGATCCGGAGCGGCCTCTGCGCGATCCGCCCCCCGTCCCCCTCGCGCAGGCCGGTCGTCGGATCTGCCCAACCGATGCGGGCCCCGAGGTGCCGGTAGTAAGAGTCTACGGACGAGGCGGGCGCAGGTTGCGGGCGCCCTCTCCGCCTGAGCCTTCGCTCTCGAGTCGTTATCAGCCCGGGATGCACTGCGCCCGCGGGCGGATCAGACGCAGTTGCCGTTGCCGTCGCAGGTTGCGCCGCCGTTCTGCGCGCAAGGGGTGCCGGCGGGCTCGAAGTCGAACGTCGGGACTCCCCCGGAACAAGACTCCGCGGTGCATTGGTTGCCGTCGTCGGGGATGTCGCTATTGTCGGGCACGTCGCCCGGCTCACCGCTGCCGTCGCAGACGTTCACCTGGCAGTCGCCGAACGTCTGAGCCGAGGTCTCCGTGCCGGCAGGGGTGTAACCGGTACCGCAGGTCAGTGCGGTACAGGTCCGGAACGCGCAATCGGTATCGGCTCCGGGGCAGTTGGCGGGCTTCAGGCATTGGGCGCAGATCCCGTTCGAGCAAATCGCGCTCTGGCAGTCGCCGTCGACGAGGCAGTTCTCGAAGTCTTCGCAGCCGCCGCAAGTGCGGCCGCCGCAGTCGATGTCGGTCTCGCATCCGTCTTCGAGGCCGTTGGAACAGGTGTCGGCGTCCGGCGGCTGCACCGCCGACCAGGGGCAGCTCGAGGCGGACTCGAAACCGTCCAGGAAGACGGTGGACGTCCCCAGCCAGGCCTGGAAGGAGGCGAAGGAGGTGGAGCTCTGCGCCGGGATGGCCGCGGCCATCGTGAGAAGTGCGACGGAGACGGCAAAACGAACCGCGAGTTCACGCGACCGGTCGACCATGGATTCCTCCTGCTGAAGAACTTGCGGGATGGTAACACCGAGTGGCGCGCGACGGGTGAGGACGACGACTCTCGGCTAGTCGGGATAGAGCCGTGCGAGGATCGCGCGCGCGGCCGCAGTCACAGGTGCGGTGAGCCGTGCCGCCAGCGGCGCGCTCCCGGTCTCGGCTCGGCGATCGGCCCAGAGCCGGTCGAGCTCCAGACGCCGCAGTGAGCTCGTGCAGGGCGACGAGACGGTCGGTGCTGGCGCGGATATCGGTGTCGAGGCGCGCGGCGAGCGCCTGCATGGCCGCCTGCTTCGGAGTCGCGGCGCCGTCGCGCCCGATCCCGAGCGTCAGCGCGAGGTCGCGAACCCTGCCGGCGAGGCCGGTGGTCGTCACGAGCTCGCGGTCGACCGCGGCGCGGAGCGCCACCTCCTGCACCCAGCAGCGCGCGAAAGCGTCGAGTGCCATCACGCCGCGGACGATCGCGTGCCGGGCCATGTGGGCCCGCCAGGTCGCGAGCTCCTCTGCCTCCGCCTCGAGCTCCTGCCGAATCGAGCACGGTATCCCGACTCGTCGACGATCACCGCCAGGACGGCCGGGCCGCCTGCCGCGGCCAGCAGGTCGAGGAACAACCCTTGATTTTCCGTCTCGGGGGTCGCCGTCAGCGCGAACAGGGGGGTGATCTCCGTCACGCCGCCGGCGAAGTCGGAAGCGCCGAGGCTGGGCCGAGAACGGCGCCCAGCAACGAGCGCACGGCGTTGGCGCCGAGGAATGTGCTCTACCATCCGGCGCGGTACTCGAAAGCGAGGCCGCGCAGGTAGATGCTGGCGAGCGCGCCGAGCGCGAAGGCGATTGCGCCGACGTGCAGCACGCGACCGAGGCGCGCGGTCGTCAAAGTGGAGCAGGCTCGCGCCCAGTCCGCGTCGCCCAAGCTCGATCCTCTTCGCTCCACGCCAATCCCGCAGATCCTGCCGAGACGGCCGGCAATTCCCGCTCGACGGCCCGGATCAGCACCGTCTCGCGGGCGGCAGCCTCGTTCACGTCTCGAGTCTGCCACTTCTCCGGCGGTACTGGTGGCGTCGTCTGCGGCTTGCTCCGCGGGCAGCGACGCGGTACAAAGCGGCGGAGATGACCGACTACGCCTGGACGCCCCCAGCCGACGCCCGCCGCCGGTTCCGGGTCGGGGAGCTCCTGACCCGGCTCGGCGGCAAGAAGAGCGAGGTCCGCGATGAGATCGACGGCATCGACTGGATCGGTCGCCGTATCGCGACTGCGGGCGCCGACCCCGCCCGGTTCTGGCCGGAAGTCGTCGACCATCTCGACATTCCGTTCACGGCTCCGTTTCGCGAGGTCGTCGATCTCTCGCGGGGCCCGCAGTGGGCCGACTGGTTCGTCGGTGGCGAACTGAACCTCGCTGCCGCCTGCATCGACCGGCCGGCTCGGGGGAGCGGGGCGGATCGCGCGGCGATCGTCGCGGTGCGCGAAGACGGTGTCGTCGCTGCACTCTCGCGCCGCGAGCTCGCGGCGGAGGTCGCGCGTTGTGCCGCGGCGCTCGCCCGCGCCGGCATCGTCGCCGGCGATCGCGTCGCCGCCTTCATGCCGACCTCGGCGGAGGTGGCGATCCAGATGTTCGCCACGATCCGTCTCGGCGCGATATTCGTCCCGGTCTTTTCCGGCTTCGGCGCCGAAGCGCTCGCTGAGCGGCTGCGCGACTGCGAGGCGAAGCTCCTCTTCACTGCCGATACGAGCTTCCGCCGCGGCGAGCCGGTGCCGATTCTGCCGGCCGCGCGCCGCGCGGCAGGCGCGTCGCCGTCGGTCGGGCAGATCGTCGTCGTCGAGCGTTCTGGAGCGGCTGCCCTGGGCGAGCGCGAGATCTCCTGGCAGGAGTTTCTCGGGCCGAAGGTCGAGCCCCGAGCGGCGCTGTCGTTCCCGGCGATGCATCCGGCGCTGCTGCTCTACACCTCCGGCACAACCGGCCGTCCCAAGGGCACCGTCCACTCGCACGCCGGAACGCTGGTCAATACCGCGAAGGAACACGGCTACGCCTTCGACCTGCGCGCCGACGACGTCTTCTTCTGGCTCACCGACATCGGCTGGATGATGGGGCCCTGGCTGCTCATCGGCGGCCTCTTCCACGGCGCCACCGTGGTGCTCTTCGAAGGCGCGATCGACTGGCCGACACCCGAACGTCTATGGGAAATCTGCGCCGCGCACGGGGTGTCGATCCTCGGCGTCTCGCCTACGGCGGTGCGCCTGCTGCGCAAGCTCGATGCGGCACCGCGCGGCCACGACCTCTCGCGCCTGCGGATTCTCGGCTCGACCGGCGAAGCGTGGGACGAGGCTTCGTGGCACTGGTTCTTCCGCGAGGCCGGCGGCGAGCGCTGCCCGGTGATCAACATCTCCGGCGGCACCGACCTCATGGGATGCTGGTTGTCGCCGACGCCACTGCATCCGTTGAAACCGGCGAGTCTCGGTGGCCCGGGCCTCGGCATGTCGGTCGATGTCTGGAACGAAGCGGGCGAGAGCGTCCGCGGCGAGGTCGGCTATCTCGTCGCCACCCGGCCGGCGCCGTCGATGACCCGCGGGCTTTGGAAGGACCCGGCTCGCTATCTCGAAAGCTACTGGTCGAAGTGGCCTGGAATCTGGAACCATGGCGACTGGGCGACCGTCGACGGCGACGGGCAGTGGTTTCTGCGCGGGCGCGCCGACGACACGCTGAAGATCGCCGGCAAACGCCTGGGTCCGTCGGAGGTCGAGGGCGCGTTGATCGCCACCGGCATGGTGAGCGAAGCGGCGGCGATCGGCATCCCGGACGAGCTCAAAGGAGAGGCGATCGCCGCCTTCGTCGTCCTCCGGCCGGGCGTCGAGCCGACCGAAGAGTTGCGAACCGCGCTCGCCGCCGCGGTGGCCGATCAGTTGGGAAAGGTCGCCCGGCCGAGGGAAGTGCGCTTCGTCGGCGATCTGCCGAAGACCCGCAGTGCCAAGATTCTGCGCCGCGTCGTGCGCGCCGTCCGGCTCGGCGAGACCGGCCTCGGCGATCTCTCGACTCTCGCCAATCCCGAAGCGATCGACGCGGTGCGACAGGCGTTCTGAAGCGTCGGCTCGCGGGTGAGCCGTCGGTCTAGACCAACTCGCCGAGCGCGCCGGCGGCGGCGGCCAGTCCGGATTCGAGCTCCTCATCCGGCACGGCGAAGGAGAGTCGCAGGAAGCCCTCCTGCAGGAAGGCCGCGCCGGCGGCGGTGAGAACCCCGGCGCGTTCGACGAGGTAGGAGGCCACCTCCTCGGAGCTCGAGAGCGTCCTGCCGTCGGGGGTCCTCTTGCCGAACGTGCCGCTCACGTCCCAGAACGAATAGAAGGTCGCCGGGGTCGGCCAGACCTCGACGTGCGGCAGGCGAGGAGCCCAGGCGGCGACCCGATTGCGTTTGGCTTCCAGGTCGCGCCGCAGCTCGCCGTCGTAGCGACCGCGCAGGGCCGCGAGAGCAACGTGCTGAGCCGGGGTCGAAGGCCCCGAGGTGTAGTGGCTTTGCAGATTGATCATCGCCTTGGCGACGTCGGTCGGCGCCACCGACCAACCGATCCGCAGTCCCCCGGCGCGACGGAAGTTCTTCGACAGACCATCGACCTGGATCAGCCACGGGTGCGTCTCTTCGTCGATCCGCGGCTCGGCGTAGATCGCGCCGTCGAAGAGCAGTTGCCAGTAGAGTCGGTCGAGCACGAAGTAGATGCGGCGCTCGACGCA harbors:
- a CDS encoding AMP-binding protein, whose protein sequence is MTDYAWTPPADARRRFRVGELLTRLGGKKSEVRDEIDGIDWIGRRIATAGADPARFWPEVVDHLDIPFTAPFREVVDLSRGPQWADWFVGGELNLAAACIDRPARGSGADRAAIVAVREDGVVAALSRRELAAEVARCAAALARAGIVAGDRVAAFMPTSAEVAIQMFATIRLGAIFVPVFSGFGAEALAERLRDCEAKLLFTADTSFRRGEPVPILPAARRAAGASPSVGQIVVVERSGAAALGEREISWQEFLGPKVEPRAALSFPAMHPALLLYTSGTTGRPKGTVHSHAGTLVNTAKEHGYAFDLRADDVFFWLTDIGWMMGPWLLIGGLFHGATVVLFEGAIDWPTPERLWEICAAHGVSILGVSPTAVRLLRKLDAAPRGHDLSRLRILGSTGEAWDEASWHWFFREAGGERCPVINISGGTDLMGCWLSPTPLHPLKPASLGGPGLGMSVDVWNEAGESVRGEVGYLVATRPAPSMTRGLWKDPARYLESYWSKWPGIWNHGDWATVDGDGQWFLRGRADDTLKIAGKRLGPSEVEGALIATGMVSEAAAIGIPDELKGEAIAAFVVLRPGVEPTEELRTALAAAVADQLGKVARPREVRFVGDLPKTRSAKILRRVVRAVRLGETGLGDLSTLANPEAIDAVRQAF
- a CDS encoding aminotransferase class I/II-fold pyridoxal phosphate-dependent enzyme — protein: MNPTDRLSAKLVKFRPSLTLELKHQAEERRAAGLPVHDFGLGETKGALPVELREAGEHAYRDGLTMYGDPAGLIDLRRQVLVWLGLENHYGIENVVITSGAKQSLFNIFLATCDPADCVLFDAAPWVSYQPLAAAAYAVPIMVVPRSTTAHLKVTADDLRRNLDLRPHSRLFLLNNPCNPTAQLYDAREVEELLAVCVERRIYFVLDRLYWQLLFDGAIYAEPRIDEETHPWLIQVDGLSKNFRRAGGLRIGWSVAPTDVAKAMINLQSHYTSGPSTPAQHVALAALRGRYDGELRRDLEAKRNRVAAWAPRLPHVEVWPTPATFYSFWDVSGTFGKRTPDGRTLSSSEEVASYLVERAGVLTAAGAAFLQEGFLRLSFAVPDEELESGLAAAAGALGELV